The Faecalibacterium sp. I3-3-89 sequence GGCCGCCGCCAACGGCGAGGGCTACACCGCCTACACCCGGCCCGGCCAATATGACGTCCACGACATCCTCCCCACCGAGGGCGGGGGCGAGGAGCTGACGCCCTCGGTCTACGAGCAGTTCATCGCCCGGGTGGTCGCCAGCGCCAACGCCGCCGCCGAGGCCGCCAAGCGGGCGGCCTCCGGCGAGGAGAACGCCAAGCAGAGCGCCCGCGAGGCGGCAGCCTCGGCCCAGCAGACCGCCGCCAGCGCCACGCTGGCCGCAGGCTATGCCGAACAGGCAGAGGCCGCTGCCGAGCGTGCGGCCTCCTACGCGCCCGGCGAGGGCGCTGTCCTGAGCGTCAACGGCAGGAGCGGCGCGGTCCGGCTGAACGCGCTGGACGTCTGGGCGACGCCCCGCCCCGTCCTGCCGCAGGCGGGCCAGCTGGTGCGGGTGGTGAAGGTGGATGCCGCCACCGGCGCACTGACCACCGACACCGTGAGCGCCGACCGCCTCAGTGGGCTGGGCAGCGAGGAAAAAGCCCTTCTGCTCAAGCTGCTGGACGCCGCCAACTACACCGGCAGCAGCGCACAGGACGACCTGACCGCCTTGAAAAAGCTGTGGGACACCACGCCGCCCACGCCCCTGCCTGAGCCGGACATCATCCCCGTCCAGAAGGTGGCTCTGAGCCAGCACACTCTGGAGCTGCCCCGGCTCAGCTCCGCCGACCTCAGCGTCTCCATCACGCCCCCGGACGCCACCGACCAGACGGTGCTTTGGAGCGCTTCGCCGGAGGACGTCGTCTCGGTGGAGGCAGGCCGCGTCACCGGCCTCAAGAAGGGCACCGCCGTCGTCACCGCCGTCTCTGACACCAAAAGCGACGGCTGCACCGTCACCGTGACCCCCGCCGTCTACCGCATCGAGACGGCCCACGACGCCAGCGGCAGCATCCCCGCGTGGGACGCCGCTCCCTCCCACGCCGAGTTTTCCATGCCCCTGACCGCCAAAAAGTCCGGCCTCCTGCTCCGCGCGCTGGAATTCCGCATCAAAGGCTTTGTGGCCGGAAAGATGCGGGCCATCCTGCGCCGGTACGGCTCCACCACCCCGCTGGTGGACCTCTCGCTGGAACTCATCCGAGGCTACAACGATGTCGTCCTCGACATGGGCGGTTTTCCGCTGGAAAAAGGCGTGGAGTATCAGCTGTACCTGTCCGCCGTCAACAACTTCTATCCGCCCTCGGTGGAGGCCGGGTGGGTGGAGGAGAATGGCTTCATCGACATCGCCCACGGCAGCGCCTACTACGACGGCGACGCCACCCTCATCTTCGCGGGCACTGTCGTGCTGCGGGAAGCCGACTGACAACAACACACATATCATGAAATCAGAAAGAGAGGTACTCCCTATGACTCATCACAACATCTCTGCATCCACTCTGGCCCGCACCGCTGCGCTGGCTCTGGCCCTGACCAATCAGGTCCTCAGCGCCGTGGGCAAGCCCATCCTGCCCATCGAGAGCGCCCAGCTGGAACAGCTCATTTCCAGCGGCCTCACCGTCGCCGCCGCCCTCGCCAGCTGGTGGAACAACAACAGCTTTACCCCCGAGGCCATCGAAGCCGACGACTTCATGACCCGCCTCAAGCAGCAGAAACGCTGAAAACGCAGCAGCGCCCCGGAGCGGTCGGCCCCGGGGCGCTGCCTCTTTATTGGAGAAAGTTATCGCATCCGAAAACGATCAGGTTCGGGAGCCGCTGCCCGTGCCGCTGTCCGGGAGCTTTGCAAAGACGATCATGTAGTCTTCGGCCTTTTCCTGCGTGTCGGTCAGCTTGGTATCGTTCATGACATCAAAGCCGACTTTCAGTTTGCCGCTCGTTTCGTCTTCATCATCCCATTCGACGCAGTCCCAAAGGCCACTATAAATCAAATTGGCCGGATAGCCCCATTTTGTGGAATCCTTTGCATTTTTGGGCATCTTGAGAACAACAATCATATACTCAACGTCGTTATATGTTACCTTTTTACCAGTTGGGCTAAAGTCATCAGGAAGATTCTCAACATCCCAAGCTTCTTCTCCTGCTTCTTTGAATTTAGCAAAAATGCCACTGGCCTTTTTGCTCAAGCTGTCGCTCTCAGAGACCTTGACTTGATACGAATTGCCAATCGTCTGCAATGCCTTCAGCATCGCATTCTCCTTCGCGGCGTCCCCGAGGGCACAGCCGGTCAGCATGGACAGTGCCATCACACCAGCCAGTGCGGCGGCCGCGAGCTTCCTGAACAGTTTCATGGAAAATTCCTCCTTTATCTGCGTTTTCGTCCGTTGTAGACTGCCGTTTTCGAGCAGTCTCTCTTGTCCGCATTCTACACTTTCTGACCAAACACTGTCAATATTTTTCCGCAGATTCGGAGTTGCGCACAGTTCTCCAAGATTTTCTTTGGCGTTTTAACGAAAACAGAAGCTTTTCGACTCTATTCATCGCAACTGTGAGATGCTTTACAGCACAGTACCGCCGCCTTCTTTGCCGCCAAAAAGGCGCACCCCGGAGCAAACTGCTCCGGGGTGCGCCTCTCTTATCTTTGAAGAATGAACCGCTCAGACGTTCTGCTGAACGTCCTCTGCTGCCACATAGCCCTCCTGCACGCTGATGACAGCGGCGTGGGTGTCAGCGGCCTTTGCAGATGCCTTCGGGAAAAGGCCCGTATAGATGGTCATACCTGCCATCATCAGAACAGCCAGTGCAAGACCGACCAGACGAATCATCAGACTATCAACATTCTCGTTCATAATACCTTCTCCTTTTCCTCTTTTGCGGCCCGGCAGACACCTTTCTGCCGCGGTCCCACATTCCAGTTTTCTTCGCTGCGGACCCCCTCTATCGGCCCGCAGTGAGGCATTTCCCAAGACATTCCAAAGAAAAAAGCCTAGGGCGAACACACCCCAGGCTCCATTGTCTGTCTACAGGTTATAATAGCCTCTTTTTTCGCTTTTGTCAAGAGGGGGAGAAAGGAAGTTCGATTTTTCTCTTTTGCCCCGCTTCGACAAAGTTTGCGTTCCTTTTGCTGCTGTGTTATACTGGTATCGCTGCCCTTACCTACTCTGGCAACAGGGAGGGGGTGTGCAAAATGGACTCTCTGTTCAACAGTTTCCTCGTGACTGTCGCAGCGAATGTAGTTTCGTACTACATCTGCAAGTGGCTTGACAGCCACCGCAAGGGTAAGTAAGCCCAAAAAGAACCCCCTCGGACTCACACTCCGAGGGGGTTCGCTTTTGGTGCGCAAATGAACTCTCCAGCCAGTTTCCTTTGGCTACTTTCATTATATGCCAAACAGCAAAAATGTCAAGCCATCTGGAAAAAAGTTTACTTTTACGGACATGATAGCCCTACTAAAACCGCATCTCCGGGCAGTCTTCCCCGGGTTGCGGTTCCCAGCGTCTATTTCGGCCCTTGAGCGGGCCTCATATCCTGCTGGCCGCAGCCCCAACAGCTCCTCCCTGTTTCCGCCGCTGGCGGCGGTCGTCGCTGTTGCACTTGCTGAACTGGGGTGCATCGCTGGGGCAGCCCCGCCGCCCACGCGATGCTTGAGCAACGATTTGAAACGCGCGTCTGTCTCGCCCCTTCGGGGCAACCGACAGACCTGCGCAGTCGTGCCCCCCAGTCCAGCAGGAAAAGCGTATGACAAACAAAAACGGCTCTGCTGAAGCAGAGCCGTAAAATCGCAGTACCGGTAAAATCAGCGCTTGCTGAACTGGGGTGCACGACGTGCAGCCTTCAGACCGTACTTCTTGCGCTCCTTCATACGAGGATCGCGGGTCAGGAAGCCAGCCTTCTTCAGGACAGAGCGGTTCTCATCGCTCTGCTGCAGCAGGGCGCGGCTCAGGCCGTGGCGGATAGCGCCAGCCTGACCGGAAACACCGCCGCCGGAAACGCGGACGACGACGTCATACTTGCCCTCGAGGCCCAGCAGGACCAGCGGAGAGCGGACGATCAGCTTCAGGGTCTCCAGACCGAAGTAGTTGTCGATGTCACGGTCATTGATGGTGACCTTGCCAGTGCCCTGATAAACGCGAACGCGGGCAACGGAATCCTTACGACGACCAGTGCCGTAGAAATAAGGTTTGGTTTCGTACATGTTCGATTGCCTCCTTCTTAGAACTCGATCTTCTCGGGCTTCTGAGCTGCGTGAGCGTGCTCGGCACCCTGGTAGCAGTGCAGGCGGGTCAGGGCCTTAGCACCGATGGTGTTGGAAGGGATCATGCCCTTGACAGCGTAGGTCATAGCCAGATCGCTGTTCTCAGCCATCAGCTTGCTGTACTGGACCTTCTTCAGGCCGCCAATGAACTTGCTGTGGGTGATGTGGAACTTCTGCTCGGCCTTCTTGCCGGTCAGGACAGCCTTGTCGCAGTTGATGACGACGACGTAATCGCCGCAGTCAACATTGGGGGTATAATCGACCTTCTGCTTGCCGCGCAGCAGAACAGCAGCCTCAGCAGCGACGTGGCCCAGGCTCTTGCCGGCAGCGTCGAGCAGATACCACTTGCGCTCGACTTCAGCGGGCTTGACGAGAGTAGTGCTCATATCTATTTCCTCCTGATAAGTGTTTCAACGGTTCAATGCGCCTTTTGGGGGCGCGAGTGTTAGTATACATCCCCGGGAGCCGCCTGTCAACAGCATTTTTCGATTTTTTCGGCTCAGTTTTTTGAATCTCTTGTTTTCTCTTGTTTTCTCTCGAAATCTAATGTTTTCTCGAATCGTATTTTCGGTCTGCTTTTTGCGGCACGGCGCTACAATTTTGGCGCTGAGTATGTTATACTAAAAAGGATACAGCCCCACCCCGGGGCCGACCCCTACTTTTATAAGGAGGATACCCCCTCATGCCGAAAGACATCCACCAGCGCGACAGCGCACAGCAGCGCTCTTTCCGCCTGCTGCTCGCCATGGGCATCATCGTCCTGCTGGGCGCACTGGCCTATTTTGTTCTGACCCTCGCGGTCAACCGCCGCACCCCCGCTTCTCCCGACACCCGCTATACCGCCGAAAACGGCATCTCGGTCTATTATGAGTCCGCCGTCTGGCCGGTCTGCGAGATGACCGAGGACGCCACCCTTGGCCGTGCGCTGGAGCTGGCCTCCGCCCAGAGCAGCGACGACGCCAACTATCAGGTCGTGCTGCTCCAGAGGGGCACGAAGGACTCCTACGAGGACTTCATCGGCCAGTCGGAGCGCGACCTCAAGCAGGCCTACGGCGTCATCAGCCCCCGGAAGGTCAACCTGAACATCGACGGTGCAGCCGTCACCGCCGTGCGCTGTGACATTCAGGCTTACTACGCCGTGCTGGCCACCATCGAATACGACACCGGCGATGTCATCTACGTCTCTGCGCTGACCAAGCTGGCCTCCATCAGCGACATCGTGAACCTCGTGGAGAGCGTGAGCCTGTCATGAGCGGCACGAAAGCGATGCAGCGGCTCTGCGGCCTGATGCGCAAAGCCGTCCAGCAATATGAGATGCTTTCCCCCGACGACCGCGTCCTCGTGGGCGTTTCGGGCGGCAAGGACAGCGTGGCCCTGACGGTGGGCCTTGCGCAGCTGCGGCAGTACCTCGGCTTTCCCTTTGAGGTGACAGCCGTCACCCTCGACCCCCAGTTTGGGGGCCAGCCGGTGGACTACTCCGCGCTGGAAGCCCTTTTCCGGCAGTACGGTGTGTCCTACGAGGTGCGCCGCACCCTCATCGGCCCCATCGTCTTCGACTACCGGAAGGAGAAAAATCCCTGCTCTCTCTGCGCCAATCTGCGCCGGGGCGCTCTCCATGCCGCCGCCGAAGAGCTGGGCTGCAACAAGGTGGCGCTGGGCCATCACCTCGACGACGCCATCGAGACCTTTTACATGAACCTCTGGCGGGAGGGCCGCATCGGCTGTTTTTCGCCGGTGACGGAGCTGTCCGACCGGGGCCTGACCCTCATCCGGCCGCTCCTCCTCGCCACCGAGCAGGAGGTGCGCACTGCCGTGAAGGAGTCGGGCTTCCCCATCGTGAAAAGCCGCTGCCCCGCCGACGGCGTGACCACCCGGGAGGACACAAAGGACTTCGTCCGGGAGCGCTGCCGCACCGACCGGGCTTTCCGGCAGAAGACGCTCCACGCCTTGCAGGAAAGCGGCATCGACGGCTGGCGTCCCCTGCACCCGGCCCGCACATCAAATAAGGAGGACCCTGCCCATGCAGACACCACTCTTTGAAAAACACGTCTGGGCCGAGATCGATCTGGATGCCCTGCGCCACAATTTCCGTATCGTGAAGTCCCGGGCCGGCGAGATGCCGCTGTGTGCCGTCGTCAAGGCGGACAGCTACGGCCACGGCGCAGTGGAATGCGCCAAGGTCTTCGCCGAGGAAGGGGCCGCATGGTTGGCCGTGAGCTGTCTGGCCGAGGCCCGTCAGCTCCGTCAGGCCGGGCTGCGCCTGCCCATCCTCATTCTGGGCCATGTGGAGCCGGGCTGCGCAGCGGTCCTGATGGAGCAGAACATCACCGCCGCCTGCTACTCCCTGTCGCAGGCCAAGGCCCTCAGCGAGGCAGCCTCCGCCGCAGGCGGGACGGTGGATGTCCACCTCAAGGCCGACACCGGCATGGGCCGCATCGGCTTTGCGCTCCGCACCGACTTTGACGCCGCGCTGGCCGGGATGCTGGAAGTCTGCCGCCTGCCCGGTCTCCGGGTCACGGGCCTGTTCCAGCACTTTGCCGTTGCCGACGACGACACCGCCGACAGCATCGCCTACACCAGCGGGCAGCACGCCCTCTTCGTCCGGGCCTGTCAGGGCCTCGCCGAGGCCGGGTCCGAACCTGCCATCGTCCACTGCGACAACTCCGCCGGGGTGATGCTCCACCCCGACTGGCCCGCCGGTCTGCCCCGCACCCGCTGCATGGCCCGTCCCGGCATCATCCTCTACGGCTTCGACCCCAGCGACGAGGTGCGCTTCGGCGTTTTCCGCCCGGTGATGAAGCTGAAGACCATCGTCAGCATGGTAAAGGAAATGCAGCCCGGCCAGTCGGCCAGCTACGGACGCCGCTTCACCGCCGAAAAGCCCACCAAGGTCGCCACCCTCTGCGCCGGGTACGCCGACGGCTACCCCCGCCTGCTGAGCTGCGGCAAGGGCATCGTGGAGATCAAGGGCAGACCCTGCCCGGTGCTGGGCCGGGTCTGCATGGACCAGCTGATGGTG is a genomic window containing:
- a CDS encoding Ig-like domain-containing protein; translated protein: MQINITARDFGGTEFLAQPHRLHLGAQKAEGVDWLEFALPRQWAGCIVTLHIRHADGTLAEPLELDEAGRVRVGRSFTGWASGEWMLAAANGEGYTAYTRPGQYDVHDILPTEGGGEELTPSVYEQFIARVVASANAAAEAAKRAASGEENAKQSAREAAASAQQTAASATLAAGYAEQAEAAAERAASYAPGEGAVLSVNGRSGAVRLNALDVWATPRPVLPQAGQLVRVVKVDAATGALTTDTVSADRLSGLGSEEKALLLKLLDAANYTGSSAQDDLTALKKLWDTTPPTPLPEPDIIPVQKVALSQHTLELPRLSSADLSVSITPPDATDQTVLWSASPEDVVSVEAGRVTGLKKGTAVVTAVSDTKSDGCTVTVTPAVYRIETAHDASGSIPAWDAAPSHAEFSMPLTAKKSGLLLRALEFRIKGFVAGKMRAILRRYGSTTPLVDLSLELIRGYNDVVLDMGGFPLEKGVEYQLYLSAVNNFYPPSVEAGWVEENGFIDIAHGSAYYDGDATLIFAGTVVLREAD
- a CDS encoding phage holin; translation: MTHHNISASTLARTAALALALTNQVLSAVGKPILPIESAQLEQLISSGLTVAAALASWWNNNSFTPEAIEADDFMTRLKQQKR
- the rpsI gene encoding 30S ribosomal protein S9: MYETKPYFYGTGRRKDSVARVRVYQGTGKVTINDRDIDNYFGLETLKLIVRSPLVLLGLEGKYDVVVRVSGGGVSGQAGAIRHGLSRALLQQSDENRSVLKKAGFLTRDPRMKERKKYGLKAARRAPQFSKR
- the rplM gene encoding 50S ribosomal protein L13 — its product is MSTTLVKPAEVERKWYLLDAAGKSLGHVAAEAAVLLRGKQKVDYTPNVDCGDYVVVINCDKAVLTGKKAEQKFHITHSKFIGGLKKVQYSKLMAENSDLAMTYAVKGMIPSNTIGAKALTRLHCYQGAEHAHAAQKPEKIEF
- a CDS encoding tRNA 2-thiocytidine biosynthesis TtcA family protein; protein product: MSGTKAMQRLCGLMRKAVQQYEMLSPDDRVLVGVSGGKDSVALTVGLAQLRQYLGFPFEVTAVTLDPQFGGQPVDYSALEALFRQYGVSYEVRRTLIGPIVFDYRKEKNPCSLCANLRRGALHAAAEELGCNKVALGHHLDDAIETFYMNLWREGRIGCFSPVTELSDRGLTLIRPLLLATEQEVRTAVKESGFPIVKSRCPADGVTTREDTKDFVRERCRTDRAFRQKTLHALQESGIDGWRPLHPARTSNKEDPAHADTTL
- the alr gene encoding alanine racemase, with amino-acid sequence MQTPLFEKHVWAEIDLDALRHNFRIVKSRAGEMPLCAVVKADSYGHGAVECAKVFAEEGAAWLAVSCLAEARQLRQAGLRLPILILGHVEPGCAAVLMEQNITAACYSLSQAKALSEAASAAGGTVDVHLKADTGMGRIGFALRTDFDAALAGMLEVCRLPGLRVTGLFQHFAVADDDTADSIAYTSGQHALFVRACQGLAEAGSEPAIVHCDNSAGVMLHPDWPAGLPRTRCMARPGIILYGFDPSDEVRFGVFRPVMKLKTIVSMVKEMQPGQSASYGRRFTAEKPTKVATLCAGYADGYPRLLSCGKGIVEIKGRPCPVLGRVCMDQLMVDVSALPDVREGDEAILWGGTVSDSAETIARKTDTISYEVLCGVSRRVPRVYLENGGVKAVEDWIL